The following are encoded in a window of Helicobacter sp. 'house sparrow 1' genomic DNA:
- a CDS encoding Mrp/NBP35 family ATP-binding protein: protein MITQETIINTLKEVIYPNFQKDIVTFGFVKDVNLHQDALALRIEIPSNNQEVINQLDKEINEKMKTLGINKLQLDIKTPQIAATKPVGPKNIAPQIKDFIMISSGKGGVGKSTTSVNLAISLAQQGKRVGLLDADIYGPNIPRMLGVHTNKPEVDSSGKKLYPLKAYGIEMMSMGVLYEANQSLIWRGPMIMRAIQQMLTDVLWSELDVLIIDMPPGTGDAQLTLAQSVPVSAGITVTTPQQVSLDDSIRSLDMFEKLNIPIAGIVENMSGFICKNCGNESDIFGKGASQALAQKYNTNILAQIPIEEKIREGGDSGKPIVFFHPQSISAKSYMKMADDVISFLHKVEKEGLANNKDIQPTH from the coding sequence ATGATTACACAAGAAACAATAATCAATACACTTAAAGAAGTAATTTATCCAAACTTCCAAAAAGACATCGTAACTTTTGGTTTTGTAAAAGATGTCAATTTACACCAAGATGCCCTAGCCCTACGCATTGAAATCCCATCTAATAATCAAGAAGTTATCAATCAACTTGATAAAGAAATTAATGAAAAAATGAAAACTTTGGGAATCAATAAGCTTCAACTTGATATAAAAACTCCACAAATTGCGGCAACAAAACCAGTGGGTCCAAAAAACATTGCACCTCAAATCAAAGATTTTATAATGATTAGTAGTGGTAAAGGTGGTGTTGGAAAAAGTACAACAAGTGTAAATCTAGCAATCTCTCTTGCTCAACAAGGAAAAAGAGTGGGATTACTTGATGCAGATATCTATGGGCCAAATATTCCTAGAATGTTAGGGGTTCATACTAATAAACCAGAGGTAGATTCTAGTGGTAAAAAACTATATCCACTAAAGGCTTATGGTATTGAGATGATGAGTATGGGGGTTCTTTATGAAGCAAATCAAAGTCTAATTTGGAGAGGACCTATGATAATGCGAGCAATTCAGCAAATGCTTACTGATGTTTTATGGAGTGAGCTTGATGTCTTGATAATTGATATGCCACCAGGAACTGGAGATGCACAACTTACACTTGCACAAAGCGTTCCAGTGAGTGCAGGGATTACTGTTACAACTCCCCAACAAGTAAGCTTAGATGACAGTATAAGAAGTTTAGATATGTTTGAAAAGCTAAATATTCCCATTGCAGGAATAGTTGAAAATATGAGTGGTTTTATTTGTAAAAACTGCGGAAATGAAAGTGATATTTTTGGCAAAGGAGCATCACAAGCCCTAGCACAAAAATATAATACAAATATCCTAGCACAAATCCCTATTGAGGAAAAAATTAGAGAAGGTGGTGATAGTGGCAAGCCTATTGTATTCTTCCATCCACAAAGTATTAGCGCAAAATCCTATATGAAAATGGCTGATGATGTTATCTCATTCCTACATAAAGTGGAAAAGGAAGGTCTTGCAAATAACAAAGACATACAACCTACTCACTAA
- a CDS encoding peroxiredoxin — MKMLRKGDKAPDFFLKNQDDIEIGLRDFGSKTIILYFYPKDNTSACTLEAQDFSNLSPLFEEMDSIIVGISPDSPKSHKGFITNKQLNIILLSDSQRQVMSAYGTYGSKIMYGKEVRGVIRSTFIIRDGIVLESFYNVRAKGHAHYILETLKKINSC, encoded by the coding sequence ATAAAGATGTTAAGAAAAGGCGATAAGGCTCCTGATTTCTTTTTAAAAAATCAGGATGATATTGAGATTGGATTAAGAGATTTTGGTTCTAAAACCATTATATTATATTTTTATCCTAAGGATAATACATCAGCTTGTACACTTGAGGCTCAGGATTTTTCTAATTTATCCCCTTTATTTGAGGAAATGGATAGTATTATTGTTGGCATTAGTCCAGATAGTCCAAAAAGCCACAAGGGATTTATAACAAATAAACAACTCAACATTATATTGCTTAGCGATTCTCAAAGACAAGTAATGAGTGCATATGGTACATATGGAAGTAAAATAATGTATGGAAAAGAAGTAAGAGGAGTTATTAGAAGCACTTTTATTATTAGAGATGGAATTGTTTTAGAGAGCTTTTATAATGTGCGAGCAAAAGGTCACGCACATTATATTTTAGAAACTCTAAAAAAGATAAATAGCTGTTAG
- a CDS encoding LptF/LptG family permease produces MFFYLSKSYLRFIVIIFLALQVFFVSIDSLKYLDQLPASANLIVLFFVYDFLYALNYTLPISILLASIIFYLALTKSNQYTAFLALGYSKKRILSPVLIISGLLTFFYIGLNATPFVYAQEKAEAIISQENFSNMTEDLLVKYKDNYVYFGKIYPLIKKAENIKVFRLKDDFLESFAQAKEAHFIDNYWVMNKATLANVPKDLILGSKGLEIREEETLRILKGFRPKILDTIYQNKPSVSIIDAFQSLIILRNQEANHTKIRAILYSFILIPFFVPLTIIIIAFFVPSLARYSNLALLGFIFIVLSLIIWGLFFAFGKLSISGLLSPEIMLLCPLILLLKFSLTCFSTINKRI; encoded by the coding sequence TTGTTTTTTTATTTAAGTAAAAGCTATTTACGCTTTATAGTAATTATCTTTCTAGCTTTGCAAGTATTTTTTGTGAGTATTGATAGTTTAAAGTATTTGGATCAATTGCCAGCATCAGCAAACTTAATTGTTTTATTTTTTGTATATGATTTTTTATATGCACTTAATTATACTTTACCTATTTCAATTTTACTTGCTAGTATTATCTTTTATTTGGCTTTAACTAAGAGTAATCAATACACTGCTTTTCTTGCACTAGGATATTCCAAAAAGAGAATTTTATCTCCAGTTTTAATTATTTCAGGACTTTTGACATTTTTTTATATAGGATTAAATGCGACACCTTTTGTGTATGCACAAGAAAAGGCAGAAGCTATTATTTCTCAAGAAAATTTTTCTAATATGACAGAGGATCTGCTAGTTAAGTATAAAGATAATTATGTCTATTTTGGTAAGATCTATCCCTTAATAAAAAAGGCAGAAAATATCAAGGTATTTAGACTAAAGGATGACTTTTTAGAAAGTTTTGCACAGGCTAAAGAAGCTCATTTTATTGATAATTACTGGGTGATGAATAAAGCAACCTTGGCAAATGTCCCAAAAGACTTGATTTTGGGTTCTAAGGGTTTGGAGATAAGAGAAGAAGAAACATTGAGGATTCTGAAGGGATTTAGGCCAAAGATCTTGGATACAATTTATCAAAATAAGCCCTCTGTTTCTATTATTGATGCATTTCAATCATTAATTATTTTAAGAAATCAGGAAGCCAATCATACAAAGATTAGAGCTATTTTATATAGTTTTATATTAATACCTTTTTTTGTTCCCCTAACAATTATAATTATTGCTTTTTTTGTTCCTTCTTTAGCAAGATACAGTAATTTAGCTTTATTGGGTTTTATTTTTATTGTGCTTTCACTCATAATATGGGGTCTTTTCTTTGCTTTTGGAAAGCTAAGTATTAGTGGGTTATTATCCCCAGAGATAATGCTTTTATGCCCATTAATCTTGCTTCTTAAATTTTCTTTGACTTGTTTTAGCACAATCAATAAAAGAATCTAG
- the pth gene encoding aminoacyl-tRNA hydrolase gives MKYLVAGLGNPGPMYCGTRHNIGFDILEALCESLDLEFRIDTKLLCEISTFKNQKAIFYLIKPQTFMNLSGESIIKVSNFYKCDGLFVIHDDLDLPFGSIRFKNGGGNGGHNGLKSIDRLYGNDYYRLRFGIGRGMMDIAQYVLGKFEDRDCKDRLVQHSIKALETFFVDLDFLKLQNNFTIK, from the coding sequence ATGAAATATTTGGTTGCAGGACTTGGTAACCCTGGCCCTATGTATTGTGGCACCCGCCACAATATAGGCTTTGACATCTTAGAGGCTTTGTGTGAATCCTTGGATCTAGAATTTAGGATTGATACAAAACTTCTATGTGAAATTTCTACCTTTAAAAATCAAAAAGCAATTTTTTATTTAATCAAACCTCAAACTTTTATGAATTTATCTGGAGAGAGTATCATTAAAGTTAGTAATTTTTATAAATGTGATGGTTTATTTGTGATTCACGATGATCTTGATTTACCATTTGGTAGTATTAGATTTAAAAATGGTGGTGGAAATGGAGGTCATAATGGATTGAAATCCATTGATAGACTCTATGGAAATGATTACTATAGATTAAGGTTTGGAATAGGTAGAGGGATGATGGATATTGCTCAATATGTATTGGGTAAATTTGAGGATAGAGATTGTAAGGATAGACTTGTCCAACATAGCATAAAAGCTCTGGAAACTTTTTTTGTAGATTTGGATTTTTTAAAACTGCAGAATAATTTTACAATAAAGTAG
- a CDS encoding 50S ribosomal protein L25/general stress protein Ctc: MLEGIIRESISKSEVKALRNNGYLIANIYGKGAKNIHCAFKVNDFIRAVKSKETLVFPVKVGENVFEVVIQEYQKDPVTSNILHVDLMLAQKGVVAKYRVPVKAVGTPIGLKNKGVLIFSKKRVLVQSAPENLPNSYELDVSNLDVGDSILVRDLPETENVKIIEKPAVAVVGVIKAK, translated from the coding sequence ATGCTAGAAGGAATTATTAGAGAGAGTATTTCAAAGTCTGAAGTTAAGGCTTTAAGAAACAATGGTTATCTAATTGCAAACATTTATGGAAAGGGTGCTAAGAACATTCATTGCGCATTTAAGGTTAATGATTTTATTCGTGCAGTAAAATCAAAAGAAACTTTGGTTTTTCCTGTTAAAGTTGGAGAGAATGTTTTTGAAGTTGTAATTCAAGAATATCAAAAAGACCCTGTTACTTCAAATATTTTACATGTTGATTTAATGCTAGCACAAAAAGGTGTTGTGGCGAAGTATCGTGTTCCTGTGAAAGCTGTTGGAACTCCTATTGGTTTAAAAAATAAAGGGGTTTTAATTTTTTCTAAAAAGAGAGTTTTAGTTCAATCAGCTCCTGAGAACTTACCAAATTCTTATGAGTTAGATGTTTCAAATCTTGATGTTGGAGATTCTATACTAGTAAGAGACTTACCAGAGACTGAAAATGTAAAGATTATTGAAAAACCAGCTGTAGCCGTTGTGGGTGTAATCAAAGCAAAATAA
- a CDS encoding RNA-binding S4 domain-containing protein, protein MRIDKFLNTVNLVKRRSVAQDMCINNAILVNGKIAKASREIKVGDLIEILFLEKVKKVRVVEIPTQKTIAKQDSFKYYKEENF, encoded by the coding sequence GTGCGAATCGATAAGTTTTTAAATACTGTAAATTTAGTAAAAAGACGATCTGTAGCTCAAGATATGTGTATTAATAATGCCATTCTTGTCAATGGAAAGATTGCTAAGGCAAGTAGAGAAATAAAAGTAGGTGATTTAATTGAGATACTTTTTTTGGAAAAGGTAAAAAAAGTAAGAGTCGTTGAAATACCCACTCAAAAAACTATAGCAAAGCAGGATAGTTTTAAGTACTATAAAGAAGAAAATTTCTGA